Within Ipomoea triloba cultivar NCNSP0323 chromosome 9, ASM357664v1, the genomic segment aaatctaataatCGTAAAGATATTAACAAAATGAAAATGTCCTTGAATTACACGGCCAACTAACGAAAATACTAACGGTGGACTAAATGTGAAACACGTTAAATAATAGTTGTTGTTAACTTGCAATACGATAAAATTAAGtaaggtggactaaaagtgtacATGTCTCTATAATAataagaccaaaaatgaaattcagTCAAGAAAAATTGATTCGTTGTCCTCATGATACCTCCTTCAAAACCCTCCTCTGCcacagaaaaaataaataaaaattaaagaggaAATTACAAGAAAGGAGATGACCGGCCGGCCTTGTTTTTGGCGTCCGACATTTGGATTTGATTGACAAATAACAATTAAGAATGGGAAATGAGACAACGTGCGCAGTAGCATTACCTCGGATTCCATCATTCCGTATACTTAATCTACCTGCTCTGCTCTGTATGTCTCAGTACATATATGCGCATACAATTCATAGTtgtatagagagagagacagaaaTGGGGAAGAAATTAGCAGACAATGGAGAAGGGGAGAGGGAAGGGGGAGAGGCGGTGGTGGCGGTGAATCCAAAGCCGAGGAATGGAATTGCTGCAAAGGGCATAGAGTGGTTGGAGTGGGTGTTAGTGAAGCTAATGCAtcattcttcatcttcatcttcatcatccaCGCTCCATTATCTTTCTGGTAATTTTGGTCCCACTCAAGAGACTCCTCCTTGTAAGGACCTTCCTGTTATTGGCCATCTCCCTGTAAGTCCACTtcataatttcttctttttatttgttttttttttttctcctttcaaATTTTCTTCACTGTTTTCTTCTTAGACCAATCGAAACAGGCTGACGGGAGCGAGACCCGTCAAAGCTTGCCAGGGAGGGCGGCCCGCCTAGCTAACCTTGTCGAagtccaatcattattgtgtggaccatggtccacatagttgtgtggaccatactattaaataatgtacattcaatataaaaataatgtacattatattcaggggatgtacattatttgtgtactgaatgtacattatttttatagtataaaaataatgtacattcagtacaaaaataatgtacatttagtacattttttaatgtactttttattatggttcacacagctgcatggaccatggtccacacaataatttgccgtcaaAGTCTATCATTTTGACaagcgggctaaaaagcccacCAAAATACggacaataaaatttaaagtttgtCTCACCTTTTTGACGGAGTGGGACGGACTAAGTCCGTTCTAACGACTCTATTTCTTCCTTCATGTTCAgataaatgaaatttttttctttagaatATAAGACGTATAAATACAAGAAACGAGCATAAATGAATTTTTTTCGTTAAAATacgagatatatatacaagaaacGCGCTGTTTCTCGTATTTTacgaaaaaaaatcattttgaatttttaagaAATTCATTTGCGACTAACGTTTCTGACAAGAAACTCAAGTCTCAAATGAGTTTTTCCctagaaaaaattgtaatttatatccctctataatatgtcaattatatatcaatgtCACTCATGAATTTTTAGTGATTCAAAACggtatatatattgtctcttCTGTACCATACtggagggacaatatatgtaccgtgaatcgcaacatttacactacggGAGgaacaatatatgtaccgtgaatcgcaacatttacactacgggagggacaatatatgtaccgtgagtcgcaacatttacactacgggaggggcaatatatgtaccgtgaatcgcaacatttacactacggAAGgaacaatatatgtaccgtgaatcgcaacatttacactacggGAAGGAcgatatatgtaccgttttgaaattgatggacaatatttatagtattaataattcagaagtgacattgataattgacctATGATGGAGAtgtataaattacaaattttccattttcctATATTGTACAATTTTGAATACTGTCATATTTTgatctcttcttctccattttaGATCATTTCAGTCATTTTTCCCACTGTTTTTTGCCTTCCTCTTGTCCCTCACTACTTCAAATGACAATGTAATGTGAATATTATATACTGAGTAATTAGTACAACGTATGTCTTTTCATTGTAGGAATGCCTGAATGGTGAGTTTGTGAGGGTTGGTTCCAACCCAAAATTTGCTCCTGTGGCTGGATATCATTGGTATGGTTCTTTGTAGTCAAATATATTCTCAATAATATTCCTAAGCTTTTGGAAAAACGAAGTATTCATGAAAATCAATATATTGTATTCTCACTGATAAACAGATCAAATTTTTATTGTCTGTTCCAAAGCTTATCCTTGTTCTCCATTTTTGCAGGTTTGATGGAGATGGGTAAGTTCTTTTCTTCATACTCCTTAGCTTATTCGAAGCACATTttaattcatttaatttgtttatggaGAAGAAGTGTAGTTGTTTGGGTCAATATCACTTAATTAGGCTATAATGTCAATTATTGTGTGTACTACGGTCCAATACAACGTagttttaatgttaaaaaattcattattccatgcacatgttagaataatgaacattttgggataaaataatgtattttatgagttagaataatgtactttatatgtgttaaataataaaatttttttgggtaagataatgtattttataagttagaataatatataatgtattttatgtgttaaaataatgaaatttctgagGTAAGatgatgtattttatgagttataataatatactttatatgtttgaataatgtattttatgaggtAGAATAATGTACTTGATGTGttggaataatgtattttatgagttagaataacgTACTTAATGTGTTTTTGGACCgtgatccacacaactgtgtggaccgtAATGATTGCATTACATACTACAAGTTTAATTTGACAATTGTATTAGATAATGGTTCACATAGCGGTGTGTGAATCATGATTCATTgtataatctaaaaacataataaatgtgaatgaatgttatacccctcatttatgtccgttttttccgttaagtttttttttttgtacattatgctataaaagttgtactacataatattttggacaaatatacccctaacgttataacttccgttatcttttccactattgttactatgcacatgcatccaccatatattttcttatcttcttcaataataataatatatacacattaaatattagagttatatgttaattattttttaaaatgtaaatatctaatttataaaaatattttacattattattattattattattattattattattatttactattttaaaatttaaataaatttaaaatataaaataataatattaggcacctattttttgcgcatcgcataagaaaaactagtaattgttataaactcatatgttttctcttatatttttaatatatggaTGCTTAACGGATGAATTTCCGATTTGCAGGATGATCCATGGCTTGCGCATTAAAGATGGAAAAGCAACGTATGTGTCACGATTTGTGAAGACATCACGTCTTAAACAAGAAGAGTTTTTTGGAAGAGCGATGTTTATGAAGGCGAGCATGCATCTCGGTTACAtctattagctgatagctagtTGTTaactgattgagttagtgagcTAATGTGTTTTATAAATTGGCTGTTAACTGATATCTTATtgcatgcaaaatgactttatcaaaaagttgatcgaaaaaacaatactttgaacaactttttgaattttattggagcaataaactgttacaaaaagctaattaatgaAATACTtgtattgattgtttaaccaagtcaaacaattaatagtggtcaaataaaaaaaaatgattgataAGCTTACTATATTACCAAATATGACCACTATCAAGTCATACATGCTATATATTTtgttgggtcacacttgtgtgagaccattatctgtgagacgagtcggatcaagataaaatgtactgtaatattttgttcatgatttagtattgcatttgctagtataagtattacatttcatattgactcaacccgtctcacgaataaagatccgtctcacacaagtttttgcctattttGTTTGATACAACATCTGCAGATTGGGGATCTAAAAGGGATGTTTGGACTACTCACAGTCTACCTGGAAATGCTGAGAATCAAGCTAAAAGTACTTGATAATTCTTATGGAGATGGAACAGGTATGTGGGGGGTCATGGTGGGTTTGCATGCAGTTTGGTCCAACATAGCTTTTCTTTATTTCTCATTGCAAGAATTTTTCACTTTCTTTCAGCCAATACAGCTCTAATATATCATGGTGGGAGGCTTTTGGCACTTCACGAGGCAGATAAACCATGTAAGTCGTCACGCCTCCTTTCTTCCATATTCAACGCTATCTTTTATTGTGTTAGGATTAAGCCCTTACCaatggtgttggacttggctcTTCACCGGTTTCTGCCTAAGAAATTTTCCTCCTAGCACAACTTTTACTCTTGCTtagataccacttgttaggatcaagtgtTTATCACTACCACCAATTGTTGGACTTGGCACTTCGTTTCCGTCCAACAATCCTCTCTCCCCAGCTCAGATATcgcttgttaggatcaaacacttattattatgccaaaagttatagctcagAACAaaggtgcaactttatttccttataccgccaTCACATTTTCCAGAGGCAGGTGTTGAACTTGACCCTTCACTCACCTTCGTCCAATAATCCCTTTAGCCACTAATTGCTGGATTTGGCCTTTCAccggcctccacccaacaatctaaatgttttcttgtttcttaaacATACTCTAGGCTTGGCAATGCCAACACTGTATTAGCTTTCTCTGTTGTATGTTTGTTCTTGTGGTTAAGAAGCCCCTGATAGAAGCACATAATAAGCTTTTtgctgtttttttatttttatttttatttggtttcTTCTAACAGTGTTAATGGTGGCTTCTCATACTCTATAGATGCAATTAAGGTTTTGGAGGACGGTGATCTACAAACACTTGGCATGTTGGATTATGACAAAAGATTGGAACATGCATTCACTGCTCATCCAAAGGTTGACCCAGTAACTGGTAAGAATAATGCCACATTAATGCTAATTATACATTGcttataaatataagttaaCCGAGAAGATGATTATATCATAGTATTATGTAAACATTAGTCTTGGGGGTTAATGCTATGAGCAGTCTGTTGGGTAAAGGCCGATAACTGGCTGAGTCCAGCAATTGGTGGCTAAGGGAATTGTCGGGTGGAGGCCGGAAAAGGGCatctataagaaaatatagTTACGCTTTCGTTATGAGCTATAGCTTTTAGTGCATTAGTAAGTGCTTGATTCCAAAACAGTCCATTTGAATGTTTATGCCAAAATAATTAGCGATCTTAGAATTAACATTCTGAAAACTCAATCAGGGATacaaaattgatacatgatgaactgcatatatttattttctgaaaaaatatTTGTCTTGGCTTCACTTTGTAATTTTTGGATGCAGGAGAGATGTTTACCTTCGGTTATGCGCTAAAAGCCCCGTTTGTGACATACAGAGTTATATCAAAGGATGGGTTAATGCATGATCCAGTTCCAATAACAATACCAGCATCTATAATGATGCATGATTTTGCTATTACTGAAAACTATGCAATTTTCATGGATCTGCCTCTTTACTTCCAGCCAAAGGTGGTTTGCCagttttctgattttttttttctctttttcaatGTGATTCTTTGTGACATCAATGTTGGTTGAGTTTTAATGAAAAAAGGAGTATCAAATCTGGAAAGTAACACACACACTGTcgggcggaggccggtaaaagGCTAAGTTCAACACCCGGTTGTTAGGGAGATTGTTGGGTAGAAGCATGAAGGGCCAAGTTCGGGCTCAACCCACACCCTGCCTCTCAAAAACGTGCggcggtataaggaaataaagttgcaccttcggtactagctataacttttgttGTAGTGATAAGCGCTTATTTCTAATAAGAGGTATCAGAGCTAAGGCCGATAAAGGGCCAAGTCCTGCACTCAGTGACTAGGGAATTGTTAGGCGGAAGCATCAAGGGTTAAGTCAAGCACCCTGTCTCTCAAAACTGTGTGGcggtatataaaaaaataaagttgtttcTTCGCTACTAGCTACAGAGTTAAGTTTTCTGATTTAGTTTCATTATAAGTTTAGGAAATGGTGACAAAAAAGCAATTTGCGTACAAATTTGATGCTACCAAAAAGGCGCGTTTTGGAGTCCTCCCACACTATGCGAAGAATGAACTCCTGATCAAATGGTTTGAGCTTCCCAACTGCTTCATATTTCACAATGGTGAGAGTTTGCAATCTATGTACTTACATGTAAGCATAATATTACACACAATAAACTCAGCATTTTAGCTTTCCCTGTCTTTTCCTTTTTGGTACTTGTTTACTAGCCAATGCATGGGAGGAGGGAGAT encodes:
- the LOC116028740 gene encoding carotenoid 9,10(9',10')-cleavage dioxygenase 1-like, which produces MGNETTCAVALPRIPSFRILNLPALLCMSQYIYAHTIHSCIERETEMGKKLADNGEGEREGGEAVVAVNPKPRNGIAAKGIEWLEWVLVKLMHHSSSSSSSSTLHYLSGNFGPTQETPPCKDLPVIGHLPECLNGEFVRVGSNPKFAPVAGYHWFDGDGMIHGLRIKDGKATYVSRFVKTSRLKQEEFFGRAMFMKIGDLKGMFGLLTVYLEMLRIKLKVLDNSYGDGTANTALIYHGGRLLALHEADKPYAIKVLEDGDLQTLGMLDYDKRLEHAFTAHPKVDPVTGEMFTFGYALKAPFVTYRVISKDGLMHDPVPITIPASIMMHDFAITENYAIFMDLPLYFQPKEMVTKKQFAYKFDATKKARFGVLPHYAKNELLIKWFELPNCFIFHNANAWEEGDEVVMISCRIQNPDLDMASGTVKDSLDFVNELYEMRFNMKTGLASQKKLSESAVDFPRVNENYIGRKQRYVYATMLSDLAKVKGIVKFDLHAEPETGKTKLEVGGNIKGIFDLGPGRFGSEAIFVPREASSTCDEDDGYLILFVHDENTGKSAVNVIDAKTMSADPVAVVELPNRVPYGFHAFFVNEEQLQRQAQT